TTCGTCATGCCCCCGACTTCACCAGAAATGGCGCGTCAGGTCGAGCCCCAGACCTCCTGCGCCGTCTCGACCACGAGGCGCAGCTTGTTGCGCTGCGCTTCCACCGCGATGTTGTTGCCGTGCACCGTGCTCGAGAAGCCGCATTGCGGCGACAGCGCGAGCTGTTCGATCGGGGCGTACTTGGCGGCATCCTCGATGCGGCGCTTGAGTTCGTCCTTGTCTTCCATCTGGCCGAACTTGGTGGTCACGAGGCCCAGCACCACGGTCTTGCCCTTGGGCAGGTAGCGCAGCGGCTTGAAGTCGCCCGAGCGGGCGTCGTCGTATTCCATGAAGTAGGCGTCCAGGTCCATCTCCTTCAGGAGCGCCTCGGCCACCGGCTCGTAGTTGCCGGCCGCGGCATGCGTGCTCTTGAAGTTGCCGCGGCACAGGTGCATGGCCAGCAGCATGCCCGGCGGCTTCTGCGCCACCACCTTGTTGATGAAGGCGGCATAGCGGTGCGGCAGTTCGTTCGGGTCGTCGCCGCGCTTGCGGGCCGCCTCGCGCATGTGCTCGTCGCACAGGTAGGCCAGATTGGTGTCGTCCATCTGCACGTAGGTGCATCCCGCCGCGGCCAGCGAGCGCAGTTCGTCGCCATAGGCCTTGGCCACGTCGTCGTAGAACACCGGGTCGAGTTCGGGATACGCGTCCTTGCTGATGCCTGCGCGGCCGCCGCGGAAGTGCAGCATCGTCGGCGAGGGAATCGTCACCTTGGGCGTGCGGCCCGCCGAGACCTGGCTCTTCAGGTACTGGAAGTCCGCCAGCTGGATGTCCTTGACGTGGCGCACCTTGTCGATCACGCGCATGGCAGGCGGCGCGAGTTCCTCGGTGCCGTCGGGCCTGCGGATGGTGACCGGGATGTCGGTCTTCACGCCGCCGAGCTGGTCGAGAAAGTCGATGTGGAAATACGTGCGGCGGAACTCGCCGTCGGTGATGCTCTTCAGCCCGATGTCTTCCTGGAACCGGACGATCTCGGTGATGGCCTGGTCTTCGACCTTGCGCAACTGCTCGGGCGTGATCTCGCCCTTGGCTTTCTGCTCACGCGCCTCGAGCAGGTATTTGGGGCGCAAGAAGCTGCCGACGTGGTCGTAGCGGGCGGGCAGGGCGGCGTGCTGGGACATGGGAATCTCCGTCGTGTCTGAAAACGAGTCGATCATCGTATCGCCTTGGAAACCATCTTGCGTGTATACACATAAGTCAGTGTTTACCCTTGATATCTGTGTATTCTGTGGAATTTTCTTTGTTTATGTATACATTGCGTATCCATGAAAACGCCCGCGAACGCCTTTCCATTGAATGCCTGGTATGCCGCCGCCTACGACGTCGAAGTGCGTCATGCGCTGCTGCCGCGCACGATCTGCAACGAAAAGCTGGTGCTGTACCGGCGCACCGACGGGCAGGTGGCCGCGCTCGAAGACGCCTGCTGGCATCGGCTGATGCCGCTCTCGCTCGGCCGCCTCGAAAGCGACGAGCTGGTCTGCGGCTACCACGGCCTGGTCTACAACAGCCAGGGCCGATGCACCCACATGCCGAGCCAGGAGACGCTCAATCCCTCGGCCTGCGTGCGCAGTTTCCCGGTGGTCGAGAAGCATCGCTTCATCTGGATCTGGCCCGGCGATCCGGCCAAGGCCGACCCCGCGCTGGTGCCCGACATGCACTGGAACGACGACCCGGCCTGGGCCGGCGACGGCAAGATGATCCGCGTGGCCTGCGACTACCGGCTGGTGGTCGACAACCTCATGGACCTGACGCACGAGACCTTCGTGCACGGTTCGTCGATCGGCAGCCGCGAAGTCGCCGAGGCCCCCTTTGTCGCCACCCACGGCGACCGCTCGGCCACCGTGACGCGCTGGATGGAAAACATCGACCCGCCGCCGTTCTGGGGCGGCCAGATCCGCCATGCGCGCGGCTACATCGGCAAGGTGGACCGCTGGCAGATCATCCGCTTCGAAGGGCCGTGCACGGTGAACATCGACGTGGGTGTGGCCGAGGCGGGCAGCGGCGCGGTGCCGAAGGACGGCAACCCCGGCGACCGCAGCAAGGGCGTGAACGGCTACGTGCTCAACACCATCACGCCCGAGACCGACAAGACCTGCCTTTATTTCTGGGCCTTCGCGCGCAACTACTGCCTGGGCGAGCAGCGCCTCACGCACGAGCTGCGCGAAGGCGTGGCCGGCATCTTCCGCGAGGACGAGATCGTGCTCGAGGCGCAGCAGAAAGCCATGGACGAGCGTCCCGGCCACCAGTTCTACAACCTCAACATCGACGCCGGCTCGATGTGGGCGCGCCGCCTGATCGACCGCATGATCGAGAAGGAAACACCCGCGCGCGCCGCGATTCCGATCCGCCCCGCGGGAACGCAGACGGCATGAAAACCGCGGCCGTATCCCCCATCGAGCCTGGCGACGGCGGCAGCTCGCAGGCGGTGAAGGCGCAGCTGCGCTTGCGCGAAATGATCCTGGCCGGCGAGCTGCCGGGCGGTGCGCGCATTGCTGAAGTGGCCATCTCCGAACAGCTCGGAGTCTCGCGCACGCCGGTGCGCAGCGCGCTGATGCGGCTGGAACAGGAAGGCCTGCTCGAGGCGCTGCCCAACGGCGGCTATGCGGTGCGAACCTTTTCCGAGCGCGACGTGGCCGACGCCATCGAACTGCGCGGCACGCTCGAGGGCCTGGTGGCGCGTCTCGCAGCCGAGCGCGGCGCCCCGCCGGTGGTGCTGCGCGAGGCGCGCGCCTGCCTGGCGCGCATCGACGAGCTGCTGCGCGAACCCGCGCTCGACGACGCGGCTTTTTCGCGCTACGTGACGCACAACGAGAAGTTCCATGCACTGCTGTGCGAGATGGCGGCCAGCCCGGTCATCGCGCAGCAGCTCGAGCGCGTGGTCAACCTGCCGTTCGCTTCGCCGTCGGGCTTCGTCGTCGTGCAGGCCAACTCGCCCGCCGCGCGCGACATGCTCGTGATTGCGCAAGACCAGCACCTGCAGGTGCTCGACGCGATCGAGGCCGGCGAAGGCTCGCGCGCCGAGGCGCTGATGCGCGAGCACAGCCGCATTGCGCGGCGCAACCTGCGCGATGCGCTGCACGGCATGCCCGGCGGCGCCGAGCAGCGGCCTCTGCCCGGCGTGCAGCTGATCCGCCGCCGCGGCTGAGCGGCCGGTTTCCCTTTCCGCTGGTTCTCTTCCCGATGAAAAACGATCTCCAATGGATGCAGGCGCAGGTCGTTGCGCTGCGCGACGTCACACCCACGGTGCGCGAGTTCGAGCTGCGGCCCGAGACGGGCTTTGCCGCCACGTACGAGCCCGGCTCGCATCTGCAGGTGCAGGTGATGGCGGGCCATGGCAAGCTGCAGACGCGCTCGTACTCGCTGGTGGGGGAGGGCGACGGCCAGTGCTGGCGCATTGCGGTCAAGCGGCTCGACGATGGCCGCGGCGGCTCGCTCGCCATGTGGCGCCTGGCCGTGGGCGACCGGCTGCAGGTGGGCGCGCCGCAGAACCACTTTGCGCTGGACCTCTCGGCGCCCGGGTACCTGCTGGTGGCCGGCGGCATCGGCATCACGCCGCTCGTGATGATGGCCCAGCGCCTGGGCGATCACGCACGGCGCAGCGGCGTGCCGGTGAGGATGCTCTACGGCGCGCGCCATGCGGGCGAACTCGCCTACCTCGAAAAGTTGCGCGACGCATTGGGCGGCCAGGTCGAGGTGCACGAGGGCGCGGCGCCGATCGACTTCGCGGCCGCCATCGCGGCCCTGCCTCCGGGGGGGCAGCTCTACACCTGCGGTCCGGTGCCGATGCTCGAAGCCGTCAAGCGCGCCTGGCAGGCGGCGGGCCGCGCCCCGGCCGACCTGCGCTTCGAGACCTTCGGCAGCAGCGGCCGGCTTCCGACGCAGGCCTTCACAGTGCGCATTCCCCGGCATGGCCTGGCGATCACCGTGCCGGCGGATTGCACTTTGCTCGAAGCGCTCGAAGCCGCCGGCGTACAAACGCTCTCCGACTGCAAGCGCGGCGAATGCGGCCTGTGCGCCATGGACGTGCTGGCGGTGGAGGGCGAACTGGATCACCGCGACGTGTTCCTGGGCGCGCACGAGAAAGAGGCGGGCACCCGCATCTGCGCCTGCGTATCGCGCGCGGTGGGCACCCTCACGCTCGACTCCGCGTACCGTCCCGACAGCTGAAAACACGCTGCGCGATGATCGCGCAGTTCATTTGTTGATCGCGCAACAAAGCCAGCCGCCCGGAGCGAAGTAGGTGATTGCCTGCTCCGCCGCATGTTGCAAAGTGTTGAAAAATAGACCGGTCCGCTTTCGCCTTCAAGGAAAACTTCATGCAAAGACGCCAACTCATCCAGACCGCAGGCCTCACGGCGCTTGCGCTTTCCATGTCGCTCGCCAGTGCGCAGGACACCAACAAGTTCAAGATCGGCCTGATCCTGCCCATGACGGGGCAGCAGGCGTCCACCGGCCGGCAGATCGAAGCGGCGGCGCGGCTGTACATGGCGCAGAACGGCGACACGGTGGCGGGCAAGAAGATCGAGCTCATCATCAAGGACGACGTGGCCACGCCCGACGTGACCAAGCGCCTGGCGCAGGAGCTCATCGTCAACGACAAGGTGAACGTGATCGCGGGCTTCGGCGTCACGCCGGCCGCGCTGGCCGCCGCGCCGCTGGCCACGCAGTCGAAGACGCCGCAGGTGGTGATGGCCGCCGCCACGTCGAGCATCACCGAGGCTTCGCCCTACATCGTGCGCACCAGCTTCACGCTGCCGCAGGTGTCGGTGGCCATGGGCGACTGGGCACCGAAGAACGGGGTGAAGTCGGTGGTCACGCTGGTGGCCGACTACGGCCCCGGCAACGACGCCGAGAAGTTCTTCAGCGAGCGCTTCCAGCTCAACGGCGGCAAGGTGGTCGAGAAGCTGCGCGTGCCGCTGCGCAACCCCGACTTCGCGCCGTTCCTGCAGAAGGTGCGCGATGCCAAGCCCGATGCGCTGTTCGTCTTCGTGCCCTCGGGCGCGGGCGCGGCGGTGATGAAGCAGTTTCTCGAGCGCGGCATGGACAAGGCCGGCATCCGCATGATCGCCACCGGCGACGTGACCGATGACGACCAGCTCAACGACATGGGCGACGGCGCGCTGGGCGTGGTCACCTCGCACCACTACTCGGCGGCGCACCCGTCGCCCGCCAACAAGAAGTTCGTCGACGCTTTCCAGAAGGCGAACCCGAAGATGCGCCCCAACTTCATGGCCGTGGGCGGCTATGACGGCATGCGCGTGATCTACGAAGCGCTGAAGGCGACGAAGGGCCAGGGCGGCGGCGACGCGCTGCTCGCGGCCATGAAGGGCCAGATCTTCGAGAGCCCGCGCGGTCCGGTGTACATCGATGCGCAGACGCGCGACATCGTGCAGGACGTGTACCTGCGCAAGGTCGAGAAGAAGGACGGACAGCTCTACAACGTCGAGTTCGACGTGATCAAGGGCGTGAAGGATCCGGGGAAAGCGAAGTAGATACGGGATCGGACAGCCGAACGCAGAGCTCGCGAAGGTTTCGCAGGAAGTCGCAGAAGGAGACCCAGAATGAACGTGGTTTCTTCTGCGGCTTCTGCGTAGTTTTGTCTTCCTTCTGCGTTCGGTTCCCGTATTCGCGACTGCATCCAGGACAAGCCGCATGCTCACCATTCTCTTCGACGGCATCGCCTACGGCATGCTGCTCTTCGTGCTCGCAGTCGGGCTGGCCGTGACGCTCGGGCTGATGAATTTCATCAACCTCGCGCACGGGGCCTTTGCCATGGCGGGCGGGTATCTCACGGTGTTTGCGATGCAGAAGCTCGGCGTGCCGTTCCTGGCCTGCCTGCCGCTCGCGTTCATCGTGGTGGCCCTGGCAGGAGCGCTGCTCGAGCGCACGCTCTACCGGCCGATGTACGGCAAGCCGCACCTCGACCAGGTGCTGTTCTCCATCGGCCTGGCGTTCATGGCCGTGGCGGCTGTCGACTACTTCGTCGGTTCGTCGCAGCAGAACATCCAGCTGCCCGAATGGCTGCGCGGGCGCACCGAGGTGGGCGATGGCACATTGCTGCTCGGCATGGGGCACTACCGCCTCTTCATCATCGCCGTGTGCGCCGTGCTCACCGTGGTGCTTCAGCTCATTCTCTCGAAGACACGCTTCGGCAGCCGGCTGCGCGCCGCGGTCGATGACCCGCGCGTGGCGGCGGGGCTGGGCATCAACGTCAACGTCGTCTTCCTGCTGACTTTTGCGGTGGGCTCCGGGCTTGCGGGGCTGGGCGGTGCATTGGGCGCAGAGATCCTCGGGCTCGATCCGACCTTTCCGCTCAAGTACATGATCTATTTCCTGATCGTGGTGTCCGTCGGCGGCACCTCGTCCATCACCGGGCCGCTCGCGGCTGCGCTGCTGCTCGGCATTGCCGACGTGGCCGGCAAGTATTTCATTCCGAAGATGGGTGCGTTCACCGTCTACCTGCTCATGATCCTGATCCTGATGTGGCGCCCCCAGGGCCTGTTCACGCGCAAGGGAGGCCGCTGAATGAGCGCACCGTCTTCGTACGAATCTGCATTGCTGCGCAAGGCCCGCTGGCGCCCGCTCGAGTTCGTGGTGTGGGCCGCGGCCTTCGCACTGCCGTTCGTCATGCCTTCGCATTCGCTGCTGGTCAACGAGATCGCCATCGTCGCGCTGTTCGCGATGTCGCTCGACCTGATCCTCGGCTACACCGGCATCGTCTCGCTCGGCCATGCGGCCTTCTTCGGCTTCGGGGCCTACACCGCCGCGCTGTTCGCCAAGCTCGTGATGCCGGACCCCACGGTCGGACTGGTGGTCGCCACCGTGCTGTCGGCCTTGCTCGGGCTCCTGGCCAGCGTGACGATCCTGCGCGGCAGCGACCTCACGCGGCTGATGGTCACGCTCGGCACCGCGCTGCTGTTGCTCGAACTCGCCAACAAGCTCGACTGGCTCACGGGCGGCGCCGACGGCCTGCAGGGCGTGGTGATGGGGCCGGTGCTCGGGCTGTTCGAGTTCGACCTGTTCGGCCGCACGGCCGCCTGGTATTCGCTCAGCGTCATGCTCGTGCTGTTCCTCGTGATGCGCCGGCTGGTTCACTCGCCGTTCGGCGCCACGCTGAAGGCGATCCGCGACAACCGGCTGCGTGCCATGGCGATCGGCATCCCCGTGGTGTCGCGGCTCGTGGTCATCTACACCGTGGCGGCGGGCATTGCCGGCGCCGCGGGCGCGCTGCTGGCGCAGACCACGGGCTTCGCCTCGCTCGACGTGCTGGCCTTCGATCGTTCGGCCGACGTGCTGCTGATGCTGGTGATCGGCGGCGTGGGCTGGCTCTATGGCGGCGTGGCGGGCGCCATTGTCTTCAAGCTGCTGCAGAACTGGCTTTCGGCCGTGACGCCGCAATACTGGATGTTCTGGATCGGCCTCTTGCTGGTGCTGCTGGTGCTGGTGGGGCGCGACCGCGTGCTCAAGCCGTGGACGTGGCTGGGCAAGAGGAAGGGGAGTCGCGCATGACCGAGACCGTGCTCTCGACGCAAGGGCTGGTGATGCGCTTCGGCGGCATCACGGCGACCAACGACGTGACGATGGAACTCAAGCGCGGCGCGCGCCATGCGCTGATCGGACCCAACGGCGCCGGCAAGACCACGCTCATCAACCTGCTGACCGGCGTGCTCACGCCGACCTCGGGCCGCATCTCGCTGCTGGGTGAGGACATCACCACGCTGGCGCCGCACAAGCGCGTGGCGCGCGGGCTGGTGCGCACCTTCCAGATCAACCAGCTGTTCGACTCGATGACTCCGCTGGAGACGCTGGCGCTCGTGGTGTCCCAGCACCAGGGCATCGCGTCGCAATGGTGGCGGCCGCTCGGGGCCACGCAGGCCGTGACGGAACGTGCGGCGGAACTGCTCGAGCAGTTCCATCTGGGCGACGTGGCGCAGCAGCAGACGAAATTCATGGCCTACGGCAAGCGCCGCTTGCTGGAGATTGCCATCGCGCTGGCCTGCGAGCCGCGCGTGCTGCTGCTGGACGAGCCCGTGGCCGGTGTGCCCGCCGGCGAGCGCGAGGAGCTGCTGGAGACCGTGGCGGCCTTGCCGGCGGACGTGTCCGTGCTGCTGATCGAGCA
The Variovorax sp. OAS795 genome window above contains:
- a CDS encoding 5-methyltetrahydropteroyltriglutamate--homocysteine S-methyltransferase; protein product: MSQHAALPARYDHVGSFLRPKYLLEAREQKAKGEITPEQLRKVEDQAITEIVRFQEDIGLKSITDGEFRRTYFHIDFLDQLGGVKTDIPVTIRRPDGTEELAPPAMRVIDKVRHVKDIQLADFQYLKSQVSAGRTPKVTIPSPTMLHFRGGRAGISKDAYPELDPVFYDDVAKAYGDELRSLAAAGCTYVQMDDTNLAYLCDEHMREAARKRGDDPNELPHRYAAFINKVVAQKPPGMLLAMHLCRGNFKSTHAAAGNYEPVAEALLKEMDLDAYFMEYDDARSGDFKPLRYLPKGKTVVLGLVTTKFGQMEDKDELKRRIEDAAKYAPIEQLALSPQCGFSSTVHGNNIAVEAQRNKLRLVVETAQEVWGST
- a CDS encoding branched-chain amino acid ABC transporter permease → MLTILFDGIAYGMLLFVLAVGLAVTLGLMNFINLAHGAFAMAGGYLTVFAMQKLGVPFLACLPLAFIVVALAGALLERTLYRPMYGKPHLDQVLFSIGLAFMAVAAVDYFVGSSQQNIQLPEWLRGRTEVGDGTLLLGMGHYRLFIIAVCAVLTVVLQLILSKTRFGSRLRAAVDDPRVAAGLGINVNVVFLLTFAVGSGLAGLGGALGAEILGLDPTFPLKYMIYFLIVVSVGGTSSITGPLAAALLLGIADVAGKYFIPKMGAFTVYLLMILILMWRPQGLFTRKGGR
- a CDS encoding ABC transporter substrate-binding protein; this translates as MQRRQLIQTAGLTALALSMSLASAQDTNKFKIGLILPMTGQQASTGRQIEAAARLYMAQNGDTVAGKKIELIIKDDVATPDVTKRLAQELIVNDKVNVIAGFGVTPAALAAAPLATQSKTPQVVMAAATSSITEASPYIVRTSFTLPQVSVAMGDWAPKNGVKSVVTLVADYGPGNDAEKFFSERFQLNGGKVVEKLRVPLRNPDFAPFLQKVRDAKPDALFVFVPSGAGAAVMKQFLERGMDKAGIRMIATGDVTDDDQLNDMGDGALGVVTSHHYSAAHPSPANKKFVDAFQKANPKMRPNFMAVGGYDGMRVIYEALKATKGQGGGDALLAAMKGQIFESPRGPVYIDAQTRDIVQDVYLRKVEKKDGQLYNVEFDVIKGVKDPGKAK
- a CDS encoding PDR/VanB family oxidoreductase, with amino-acid sequence MKNDLQWMQAQVVALRDVTPTVREFELRPETGFAATYEPGSHLQVQVMAGHGKLQTRSYSLVGEGDGQCWRIAVKRLDDGRGGSLAMWRLAVGDRLQVGAPQNHFALDLSAPGYLLVAGGIGITPLVMMAQRLGDHARRSGVPVRMLYGARHAGELAYLEKLRDALGGQVEVHEGAAPIDFAAAIAALPPGGQLYTCGPVPMLEAVKRAWQAAGRAPADLRFETFGSSGRLPTQAFTVRIPRHGLAITVPADCTLLEALEAAGVQTLSDCKRGECGLCAMDVLAVEGELDHRDVFLGAHEKEAGTRICACVSRAVGTLTLDSAYRPDS
- a CDS encoding aromatic ring-hydroxylating dioxygenase subunit alpha; protein product: MKTPANAFPLNAWYAAAYDVEVRHALLPRTICNEKLVLYRRTDGQVAALEDACWHRLMPLSLGRLESDELVCGYHGLVYNSQGRCTHMPSQETLNPSACVRSFPVVEKHRFIWIWPGDPAKADPALVPDMHWNDDPAWAGDGKMIRVACDYRLVVDNLMDLTHETFVHGSSIGSREVAEAPFVATHGDRSATVTRWMENIDPPPFWGGQIRHARGYIGKVDRWQIIRFEGPCTVNIDVGVAEAGSGAVPKDGNPGDRSKGVNGYVLNTITPETDKTCLYFWAFARNYCLGEQRLTHELREGVAGIFREDEIVLEAQQKAMDERPGHQFYNLNIDAGSMWARRLIDRMIEKETPARAAIPIRPAGTQTA
- a CDS encoding GntR family transcriptional regulator, producing MKTAAVSPIEPGDGGSSQAVKAQLRLREMILAGELPGGARIAEVAISEQLGVSRTPVRSALMRLEQEGLLEALPNGGYAVRTFSERDVADAIELRGTLEGLVARLAAERGAPPVVLREARACLARIDELLREPALDDAAFSRYVTHNEKFHALLCEMAASPVIAQQLERVVNLPFASPSGFVVVQANSPAARDMLVIAQDQHLQVLDAIEAGEGSRAEALMREHSRIARRNLRDALHGMPGGAEQRPLPGVQLIRRRG
- a CDS encoding branched-chain amino acid ABC transporter permease translates to MSAPSSYESALLRKARWRPLEFVVWAAAFALPFVMPSHSLLVNEIAIVALFAMSLDLILGYTGIVSLGHAAFFGFGAYTAALFAKLVMPDPTVGLVVATVLSALLGLLASVTILRGSDLTRLMVTLGTALLLLELANKLDWLTGGADGLQGVVMGPVLGLFEFDLFGRTAAWYSLSVMLVLFLVMRRLVHSPFGATLKAIRDNRLRAMAIGIPVVSRLVVIYTVAAGIAGAAGALLAQTTGFASLDVLAFDRSADVLLMLVIGGVGWLYGGVAGAIVFKLLQNWLSAVTPQYWMFWIGLLLVLLVLVGRDRVLKPWTWLGKRKGSRA
- a CDS encoding ABC transporter ATP-binding protein; translated protein: MTETVLSTQGLVMRFGGITATNDVTMELKRGARHALIGPNGAGKTTLINLLTGVLTPTSGRISLLGEDITTLAPHKRVARGLVRTFQINQLFDSMTPLETLALVVSQHQGIASQWWRPLGATQAVTERAAELLEQFHLGDVAQQQTKFMAYGKRRLLEIAIALACEPRVLLLDEPVAGVPAGEREELLETVAALPADVSVLLIEHDMDLVFSFADRMTVLVNGTLLTEGDPETIAADPKVKEVYLGHGEHAHV